One part of the Pseudoalteromonas ulvae UL12 genome encodes these proteins:
- a CDS encoding HIT domain-containing protein, whose translation MDYQGSDFYCDCVLLGKVSVNIVKEDELCLAFHHTRPFWPVHIVVIPKKHVPSFTDLGDFSVDELQHLLRFVADVARSVESEYGAARVLTNLGQYQDSKHLHFHINMGQAKES comes from the coding sequence ATGGATTATCAAGGAAGTGATTTTTACTGTGATTGTGTGTTATTAGGTAAAGTCAGTGTAAACATAGTGAAAGAAGATGAGCTGTGTTTGGCATTTCACCATACTCGGCCTTTTTGGCCTGTTCATATTGTTGTTATTCCGAAAAAGCATGTACCGTCTTTTACAGATTTAGGGGATTTTTCTGTCGACGAATTACAGCATTTGCTCCGTTTTGTCGCTGATGTTGCGCGCTCAGTTGAGTCAGAATATGGTGCTGCACGAGTACTGACTAATCTGGGGCAGTACCAAGATTCTAAGCATTTGCATTTTCATATTAATATGGGTCAAGCCAAGGAGTCTTGA
- a CDS encoding WYL domain-containing protein: MRKEELIRYQLIEAILLWEGRLTARHLMDYFSISRPSAQKSISDYKTLNPNGFTRSQSEKGHVAVTGFEPLFISTDFAHYQHVFGDRALSNDTINCAIELLPVPLRNVTPELVRPILQAIKQRLRLDIGYLSLSSPDFEDRIIQPHSIVFDGFRYHVRGFCEKNQDFRDFVLSRFNGEFAFEGEASHAIEDDRDWQTWLEVVICPDQRLGPKQRQCIEYDYQMSDGKKVIRTRAALLNYLLQRLRVDIYQADAESQQIIIDPECRKTLQAYLNHR; encoded by the coding sequence ATGAGAAAAGAAGAGTTAATTCGATATCAATTAATAGAAGCGATTTTACTGTGGGAAGGTCGTTTAACCGCTCGCCATTTAATGGATTATTTTTCAATTAGCCGACCATCGGCGCAAAAAAGTATTTCTGATTATAAAACCCTTAACCCGAATGGATTTACACGCAGTCAGAGTGAAAAGGGTCATGTTGCGGTTACAGGTTTTGAGCCGCTATTTATTTCGACAGACTTTGCCCATTACCAGCACGTTTTTGGTGATCGCGCGCTTTCAAATGACACGATTAATTGCGCCATTGAGCTACTGCCGGTGCCCCTTCGCAACGTGACACCAGAGCTTGTCCGCCCTATTTTGCAAGCTATTAAGCAACGACTTAGGTTAGATATTGGTTATCTATCCTTGTCGAGTCCAGATTTCGAAGATCGTATCATTCAACCCCACAGTATTGTTTTTGATGGTTTTCGTTATCATGTGCGTGGGTTTTGTGAAAAAAATCAGGATTTTCGTGATTTTGTTTTGTCGCGTTTTAATGGTGAGTTTGCATTCGAAGGTGAGGCCTCTCACGCTATCGAAGATGATCGTGACTGGCAAACTTGGCTCGAAGTAGTGATCTGTCCAGATCAACGTTTAGGGCCTAAACAGCGTCAATGCATCGAATATGATTATCAAATGAGTGATGGTAAAAAAGTGATCCGCACCCGTGCTGCTTTATTGAATTATTTATTGCAGCGTTTACGCGTCGATATTTACCAAGCTGATGCAGAGTCTCAGCAAATCATTATTGATCCTGAGTGCCGTAAAACCTTACAAGCCTATTTAAACCACAGATAA
- a CDS encoding transcriptional regulator — MVKKRKNDTRIDPFSTFVETSNLDALLESATVGQEITMPAPSDANRTIRLTCKIIKNADIATSTQVFAKNRRVQSLLNEQSVADILPAIKADQRNQHPALTWSKEGVELVLAGSRRRKACILAGADYIVLSSDDFNEEDAKILAISSDQYIAPSLWELGQAYSQTKMDLIAVGKKGSYREIAEIEGVSHTAIADALKAFEKLPSEVIALYPTANFVGREVAKKLIASLEHDQDAFMRRVSDTQTLLADIRQDSDDKTAIAITKSLVEQPKAIKNRASLNFNNDYIVGHRNEKTGDLVIKIDNRVLTDKRFEQLEKLLTHFN, encoded by the coding sequence ATGGTAAAAAAACGCAAAAACGATACTCGAATAGACCCTTTTTCAACATTTGTTGAAACGAGTAATTTAGATGCTCTGCTTGAAAGCGCTACGGTTGGTCAAGAAATCACTATGCCAGCACCTTCGGATGCTAATCGGACTATTCGACTAACCTGTAAAATAATAAAAAATGCTGACATTGCGACGAGTACGCAAGTATTTGCAAAAAATAGACGAGTTCAGTCGTTATTAAATGAACAATCAGTTGCTGATATTTTGCCCGCTATTAAGGCTGATCAACGTAACCAACACCCAGCTTTAACTTGGTCTAAAGAGGGCGTAGAACTTGTTTTAGCGGGCTCTCGTCGTCGTAAAGCTTGTATATTAGCAGGGGCAGATTACATCGTACTGAGCTCTGATGACTTTAATGAAGAAGACGCCAAAATATTAGCTATCTCATCAGATCAATACATAGCACCGAGCTTGTGGGAGTTAGGTCAAGCTTATTCACAAACTAAAATGGATTTGATTGCAGTTGGCAAAAAAGGCTCTTATAGAGAAATTGCAGAAATCGAAGGGGTTTCACACACCGCGATTGCTGATGCCCTCAAAGCATTTGAAAAATTACCAAGCGAAGTCATTGCTTTATATCCAACAGCTAATTTTGTGGGCCGTGAAGTTGCAAAAAAATTAATCGCGTCTTTAGAGCATGATCAAGATGCTTTTATGCGCAGAGTGTCAGACACACAAACTTTATTAGCAGATATCCGCCAAGACTCTGATGATAAGACAGCGATAGCGATTACAAAATCATTGGTCGAGCAGCCTAAAGCGATTAAAAACCGTGCATCTTTAAACTTCAACAATGATTATATCGTCGGTCATCGCAATGAAAAAACCGGGGATTTAGTGATCAAAATAGATAATCGTGTCCTGACTGATAAGCGTTTTGAGCAATTAGAGAAGTTATTAACTCACTTTAATTAA
- the rmuC gene encoding DNA recombination protein RmuC has protein sequence MGRKKQIHALQADLAQSRADIIQYQGNLQQLDYFKDAHHAELQKNQQLQVDITTAKEQLQHFKTRSTEFVQQYQLSQQQLKTVQARFEETHAKLAALESAVTEKELSFSAQLEQIESSKRILTKEFENLANRVLTEKGEAFKALNQESVQSLLQPMQTEMKGFREKVEAIHTEELKQRSELKTELINLQKLNQDITHQAQSLTNALQGQKKVQGNWGELMLENVLDSAGLRLGVDYKREVNFNTQDGKLRPDVIVYLPQNRHIVIDAKTSLNAYTRFVNAQSDMDAQIALKQHALAIGDRINELASKDYFKLPGLNSPEVVVLFVPIESAYVEALKYQPDLYQKAIERNILVATPTTLLTSLNIVKQLWRFEDQSKHTAELANRAERFYTKLNGFLGSMQGVGKQLDKAKESYDKAFSQLYSGRGNLIKQAAEFRDLGVSVQKELPEELTDLAHLELDFVSEESQNQ, from the coding sequence ATGGGTCGCAAAAAGCAAATACATGCTTTACAGGCTGATTTAGCGCAAAGTCGTGCAGACATCATTCAATATCAAGGTAATTTACAACAACTTGATTATTTTAAAGATGCTCATCATGCTGAGTTACAAAAAAATCAGCAACTGCAAGTCGATATCACCACTGCCAAAGAGCAGTTGCAACACTTTAAAACTCGCAGTACCGAGTTCGTTCAGCAATATCAACTTAGCCAGCAGCAACTCAAAACGGTTCAGGCCCGTTTTGAAGAAACTCATGCCAAACTTGCCGCATTAGAAAGTGCCGTTACAGAAAAAGAGCTCAGTTTCAGCGCACAATTAGAGCAGATTGAAAGCAGTAAGCGCATACTTACAAAAGAATTCGAAAACTTAGCTAATCGTGTATTAACTGAAAAAGGCGAAGCGTTTAAAGCGCTCAACCAAGAAAGTGTGCAAAGCTTGTTGCAACCTATGCAAACAGAAATGAAAGGGTTTCGCGAAAAAGTTGAGGCTATCCATACTGAAGAGCTTAAGCAGCGCAGTGAACTTAAAACTGAACTGATCAATCTTCAAAAGCTGAATCAGGACATCACCCATCAAGCACAAAGCCTCACCAATGCGCTACAAGGACAAAAGAAGGTTCAGGGTAACTGGGGTGAACTCATGCTTGAAAATGTGCTCGACAGCGCGGGGTTACGCCTCGGTGTAGATTATAAACGCGAAGTGAATTTTAATACGCAAGATGGCAAGCTTCGCCCTGATGTGATTGTTTACTTACCGCAAAATCGTCATATAGTGATCGATGCTAAAACATCTCTTAATGCATACACTCGTTTTGTTAATGCCCAAAGTGACATGGATGCGCAAATCGCGCTTAAACAACATGCGTTGGCAATTGGGGATCGGATCAACGAATTGGCGAGCAAAGACTACTTCAAATTACCTGGGCTTAACTCTCCTGAAGTGGTGGTGTTATTTGTGCCTATTGAATCTGCTTATGTTGAAGCATTGAAATATCAACCTGATTTATATCAAAAAGCCATCGAGAGAAATATTCTGGTTGCAACCCCGACGACATTGTTGACTAGCTTAAACATAGTAAAACAGTTATGGCGTTTTGAAGATCAAAGTAAACATACGGCAGAGCTCGCCAACAGGGCTGAGCGTTTTTACACAAAACTCAATGGTTTTTTAGGCAGTATGCAAGGTGTTGGCAAACAGCTTGATAAAGCAAAAGAAAGCTACGATAAAGCATTTTCACAATTGTACAGTGGGCGCGGTAATTTAATAAAACAAGCGGCAGAGTTTCGTGATTTAGGGGTGTCGGTACAAAAAGAACTACCTGAAGAGCTTACCGATTTAGCCCATCTAGAATTAGATTTTGTATCAGAAGAGTCTCAAAACCAATAA
- a CDS encoding AAA family ATPase — protein sequence MTIKKSALDTYKLLKATATVAEQSLEGRIQHYRAHIKSEDKELRTYTQKAAADLLGCNNRTLKRRHDQGDFDSLDIKRGANGHYAYTLSNIYSMADIMGITADHRKNDDKLQVIVVNSLKGGCGKTTSLVNIAAALATTNIKRYRIGIIDLDPQGSSSSFFPPVSHDPITVGDLMRDCIELDENEQWQDVVSSAFLPTHIPNIRILPSGMDDFYFEHETATLLKEQVGYDTTRHYHKLLERVIQPVKDQFDIILVDTAPSLNFMFYNALMASTAMLIPVHPEAVDFDANNKYLKRLGEIYHTVAALGHDGWDFMQFLVTNYVKGNHSQRDIVKDVRSAFGRQVMSYPINHSAAITASSSSFNTIFDQKTSDSLASRESLIKAQENIKDVVDELEMLIRSNWASTQCQLESA from the coding sequence GCAACTGTTGCTGAACAATCATTAGAAGGTCGGATTCAACATTACCGCGCCCATATTAAATCTGAAGACAAAGAGTTAAGAACCTACACTCAAAAAGCGGCTGCAGATTTATTAGGATGTAATAACCGCACATTAAAGCGTCGACATGATCAAGGAGATTTTGACTCTCTAGATATTAAACGCGGTGCGAACGGTCATTATGCTTATACTCTATCAAACATTTACTCAATGGCTGATATTATGGGAATAACAGCTGATCACCGTAAAAATGACGATAAATTGCAGGTAATTGTTGTTAACTCCCTAAAAGGTGGTTGTGGTAAAACAACCAGTTTAGTAAATATCGCAGCAGCCCTGGCCACCACAAATATTAAACGTTATCGCATTGGTATTATCGACTTAGATCCACAAGGATCGTCTTCAAGCTTTTTCCCCCCAGTATCACATGATCCAATTACTGTGGGTGACTTGATGCGAGATTGCATCGAACTTGATGAAAACGAACAATGGCAAGATGTTGTTTCATCAGCTTTTTTACCAACACATATTCCAAATATTAGAATTTTACCTTCTGGTATGGATGATTTTTATTTTGAACATGAAACAGCGACATTATTAAAAGAACAAGTTGGTTATGACACCACTCGTCATTATCACAAGTTGCTAGAACGTGTCATACAACCTGTTAAAGACCAATTTGACATTATACTTGTTGATACCGCACCCTCTCTTAACTTTATGTTTTATAATGCATTAATGGCTTCTACTGCTATGCTTATCCCTGTTCATCCTGAAGCGGTTGATTTTGATGCGAACAATAAATATTTAAAGCGACTAGGTGAAATCTACCACACAGTTGCAGCGCTTGGTCACGATGGCTGGGACTTCATGCAATTTTTAGTCACTAACTATGTCAAAGGAAATCATTCCCAACGCGATATCGTTAAAGATGTTAGGAGTGCATTTGGTCGCCAAGTAATGAGTTATCCTATTAACCACAGTGCTGCTATCACCGCGAGTTCGTCATCTTTCAATACGATTTTTGACCAAAAGACTTCAGACAGCTTGGCCAGCAGAGAATCTCTGATAAAAGCACAAGAGAACATTAAAGATGTTGTCGATGAATTAGAAATGTTGATCCGTTCAAATTGGGCTTCAACACAATGCCAATTAGAATCAGCATAA
- a CDS encoding DNA alkylation repair protein, with amino-acid sequence MALMKDGLDKAAIQRIAVGLCQVFPQFDSEAFVDEAQRAVVDLALKERVDVLIVLMHRYLPQSFEEVAMGLMALPEHWDFGNREDPLRGFAAWPVIDYVAHYGLEQPELSLKVLKALTHLFSAEFAIRSFILQYPALCHEFFLEWIKDDSEHVRRLVSEGTRPRLPWGKKLQLYINDPQDNLVLLSALRADRSLYVRRSVANHLNDIAKDHPQWVIDVCLLWQQEPHPLSEWVIKHGTRTLVKQGHPAVFQLLGYSQTVSLSRATLTLKTPCIALEETLEFACELVSSTSKDQQYVVDYQIDFVKANGKTRAKVFKLKNITLAASEALTVTKAFSFKTITTRRYYPGAHRLSILVNGINVASQPFTLSQTQQ; translated from the coding sequence ATGGCATTAATGAAAGATGGGCTCGATAAAGCGGCCATCCAGCGTATCGCCGTTGGGTTATGCCAAGTATTTCCTCAGTTTGACAGTGAGGCCTTTGTCGATGAAGCGCAGCGCGCTGTAGTTGATTTGGCACTTAAAGAGCGAGTTGATGTATTAATCGTTTTAATGCATCGCTATTTACCGCAATCTTTTGAAGAGGTTGCGATGGGGTTAATGGCATTGCCTGAACATTGGGATTTTGGCAATCGCGAGGATCCGTTACGTGGCTTTGCTGCTTGGCCTGTGATTGATTATGTTGCTCATTATGGTTTAGAGCAGCCAGAATTATCACTCAAGGTTTTAAAAGCACTGACGCATTTATTTTCGGCTGAGTTCGCTATACGGTCATTTATTTTGCAATATCCAGCGCTTTGTCATGAGTTTTTTCTTGAGTGGATTAAGGATGACAGCGAGCATGTTCGACGTTTAGTCTCTGAAGGAACAAGGCCACGGCTACCTTGGGGTAAAAAGCTGCAGCTTTATATAAACGATCCACAAGACAACTTAGTGCTGTTAAGTGCCTTGCGTGCCGATAGAAGTCTGTATGTACGTCGCTCTGTCGCCAATCACCTCAATGATATTGCCAAAGATCATCCACAATGGGTGATTGACGTATGTCTTTTGTGGCAACAAGAGCCTCATCCACTGAGTGAGTGGGTGATTAAACATGGCACGCGGACATTAGTGAAACAAGGGCACCCTGCTGTGTTCCAATTACTGGGTTATAGTCAAACTGTCAGTTTAAGCCGTGCAACATTAACGCTCAAAACACCTTGTATTGCTCTGGAGGAGACGCTGGAATTTGCGTGTGAACTGGTTTCATCGACCTCGAAAGATCAACAATACGTAGTTGATTATCAAATTGATTTTGTAAAAGCCAATGGTAAAACACGAGCAAAAGTGTTCAAATTGAAAAATATCACCTTAGCAGCATCAGAGGCTCTGACGGTGACAAAAGCGTTTTCATTTAAAACGATCACGACTCGGCGGTATTACCCCGGCGCGCATCGGTTGAGTATTCTTGTCAATGGTATTAATGTGGCTTCACAACCATTTACGCTTTCCCAGACGCAACAGTAA
- a CDS encoding DUF5062 family protein yields the protein MKKIKHENELFKKALEIGEKYALNRGYKGFSGTVSAKQKVESLYRLLVNDKLIQPLAVADEDQPHMKHKLALWIAKQLPADHPLLK from the coding sequence ATGAAAAAGATTAAACATGAGAATGAGTTGTTTAAAAAAGCGCTAGAAATTGGTGAAAAGTATGCTTTAAATCGTGGTTATAAAGGTTTTTCAGGCACCGTATCAGCTAAGCAAAAAGTAGAAAGCTTATACCGATTATTAGTGAATGATAAATTGATCCAGCCTTTAGCAGTTGCCGATGAAGATCAGCCTCATATGAAGCATAAACTCGCTTTGTGGATAGCAAAGCAGCTCCCCGCAGATCATCCTTTATTGAAATAG
- a CDS encoding DEAD/DEAH box helicase: MAKGFTKKDLLSLFDEIKSEQADEFPLTEIFLKRYFKPAVLENAKTYLINNQIGQIEANKDFSQITAEVFSSPSDPVHQHIQITRTKQKVTLNGHCSCKVEHKCKHIAAVLLKLKTQHSGEFGENYLLHDWFNQLETLKVNDKPTNKDLILFVIEPFKGALIVTPKVASPTKNGRYGLGRSLTEKQLNSQVTPENIDESDFRLLSWIRSQNTFGKLALEGQWGAIALLKLIATGRCFWQESRQPLQLESSQPLTFSWQTHQDNLRLMAMVSDVPHWHLFNTVPPYCLDPDNAQVFELNTPLQSDEIKHLLNMPDIKASMLDNVENRFSQLFGIPIVAREEASKTKAKKLSIKPIVTYMFENGAPLLRLQFKYGSHVFDVDHITPNAQANRNLSFENTCVNRLENAGFTTCKGPLQDVDYFTLPVSTERPALWHCFVEEHANNLKASGWQFLGDIQLNAYVEPAKLMLHLSRDKKNKLVLEPYFFFNDTRYFFADFLGMTSLCNNASVQFYYLCLVSEQWIVFDKADVSVLLAFYTEFYHGKRYPKRLNLPLAYARKLSSFHKSQLTSDEPSLLELTQMVAKDDFGSRLKVPDALQATLRDYQLQGLQWLKFLKKFQLGGILADDMGLGKTLQTIAFLLSEQTKSRAKHPSLIVCPTSLVNNWLNELARFAPSLSVAVNFGSQRQKHFTALSKADCIITTYPLLVRDEAVFNEMFFEHVILDEAQTIKNINAKVSRHVKALNSNFNLCLSGTPVENNLSELKSLLDFSMPGLLPSQTHFKEYYQKPIEKESNQVRADQLKELVKPFLLRRTKAEVVTELPAKTEMVKMLELMPNQASCYREIRQQMEFKLKDLFAEQGVDKSRLAFLEALLKLRQICCSPELLADDAERFSSTDSTKLDWLAKRLPDMLRAGRKVIIFSQFTSMLGLIEQQLKDLQLDYALLTGQTRDRQGAVTSFQEGDKNIFLISLKAGGTGLNLTAADTVIHFDPWWNPAVEQQATDRAYRIGQKKPVFVYKLICQDTIEERVYEMQQNKAALAESFFDAASNQFSVSSAEDILALLQ; encoded by the coding sequence ATGGCTAAAGGCTTTACCAAAAAAGATTTATTATCCTTGTTCGATGAAATTAAAAGTGAACAAGCTGACGAATTCCCCCTGACCGAAATTTTTCTAAAACGTTACTTCAAGCCTGCGGTTTTAGAAAATGCGAAAACATATTTAATCAATAACCAAATTGGTCAAATTGAAGCCAATAAAGACTTTTCTCAAATTACAGCTGAAGTCTTTAGCAGTCCATCCGATCCTGTCCATCAGCATATTCAAATTACACGCACCAAACAAAAAGTCACACTGAATGGTCATTGTTCGTGTAAGGTTGAGCACAAGTGCAAACACATTGCCGCTGTTTTATTAAAGCTAAAAACCCAGCATTCAGGTGAATTTGGTGAAAACTACCTGTTACACGATTGGTTTAATCAATTAGAAACCTTAAAGGTAAACGATAAGCCAACGAATAAAGATCTTATTTTATTTGTTATTGAGCCTTTTAAAGGTGCACTTATTGTGACTCCTAAGGTGGCCAGCCCCACCAAAAACGGTCGGTATGGTTTAGGGCGTTCGTTAACCGAAAAACAACTCAATAGTCAGGTCACTCCTGAAAATATAGATGAGTCTGATTTTAGATTATTAAGCTGGATACGTTCGCAAAATACCTTTGGTAAATTAGCTTTAGAAGGTCAATGGGGGGCAATTGCTTTATTGAAGCTCATCGCTACTGGACGTTGTTTTTGGCAAGAGTCTCGCCAACCTCTGCAATTGGAATCAAGTCAGCCCTTAACGTTTTCATGGCAAACTCATCAAGACAATCTTCGTTTAATGGCTATGGTTAGTGATGTTCCGCATTGGCACTTGTTCAATACTGTCCCCCCCTATTGTCTTGATCCTGATAATGCACAAGTATTTGAATTGAACACTCCTTTGCAAAGTGATGAAATCAAGCACTTGTTGAATATGCCTGATATTAAAGCTTCGATGCTTGATAACGTCGAAAACCGATTTAGTCAGTTATTTGGCATACCTATCGTTGCACGTGAGGAGGCTAGTAAAACCAAAGCAAAAAAGTTATCGATTAAACCCATAGTGACGTATATGTTTGAAAATGGTGCGCCACTTTTACGTTTGCAATTTAAATATGGCTCCCATGTATTTGATGTAGACCATATTACGCCGAACGCTCAGGCTAATCGTAATTTAAGTTTTGAAAATACATGTGTAAACCGCCTTGAAAATGCAGGATTTACTACCTGTAAAGGGCCTTTACAAGATGTCGACTACTTTACTTTGCCTGTTTCTACCGAACGCCCTGCCTTATGGCATTGTTTTGTTGAAGAACACGCAAATAATTTAAAGGCGTCCGGCTGGCAGTTTTTAGGTGATATTCAGCTTAATGCGTATGTCGAGCCTGCAAAACTTATGTTGCATCTCAGTCGTGATAAAAAGAATAAACTCGTGCTTGAGCCATATTTCTTTTTTAATGACACACGGTACTTTTTTGCTGATTTTCTCGGCATGACCTCGCTGTGTAACAATGCCTCTGTGCAATTTTATTACTTATGTTTAGTGTCCGAGCAGTGGATTGTATTTGATAAAGCAGATGTCAGTGTATTACTTGCTTTTTATACTGAGTTTTATCATGGCAAGCGTTACCCTAAGCGTTTAAATTTACCTTTGGCTTATGCCCGAAAGCTCTCTTCGTTTCATAAAAGTCAACTCACTAGTGATGAGCCTAGCTTATTAGAGCTGACCCAAATGGTCGCGAAAGACGACTTTGGCTCGCGTTTAAAAGTCCCAGATGCGTTGCAAGCAACATTACGCGATTATCAATTGCAGGGACTACAGTGGCTGAAATTTTTGAAAAAATTTCAATTAGGGGGCATTTTGGCCGATGATATGGGGTTAGGTAAAACACTCCAGACCATCGCTTTTTTACTCTCAGAACAAACAAAAAGTCGCGCAAAGCATCCTTCCTTGATTGTTTGTCCAACAAGTTTAGTGAATAACTGGCTGAACGAATTGGCGCGATTTGCACCGAGTTTGTCTGTCGCCGTTAATTTTGGTAGCCAAAGGCAAAAGCACTTTACAGCCTTAAGCAAAGCCGATTGTATTATTACAACTTACCCATTGTTAGTACGTGACGAAGCCGTGTTTAATGAGATGTTTTTTGAACACGTCATTCTCGATGAAGCACAAACAATTAAAAATATTAATGCCAAAGTCTCGCGTCATGTGAAAGCCCTCAATAGCAATTTTAATTTATGCTTAAGTGGTACTCCGGTAGAAAATAACCTCAGTGAATTAAAATCGTTACTCGATTTTTCGATGCCTGGTTTATTGCCATCACAAACGCATTTTAAAGAGTACTACCAAAAACCGATTGAAAAAGAGTCAAATCAAGTTCGTGCCGATCAACTCAAAGAATTAGTTAAACCTTTTTTGTTACGTCGGACTAAAGCCGAAGTGGTGACTGAGTTACCAGCCAAAACAGAAATGGTTAAAATGCTTGAGCTGATGCCGAATCAAGCCAGTTGTTATCGTGAAATTCGCCAGCAAATGGAGTTCAAACTCAAAGACTTATTTGCAGAGCAAGGTGTGGATAAAAGCCGCTTGGCATTTTTAGAAGCTTTACTGAAGTTACGGCAAATTTGTTGCTCTCCAGAGTTGCTGGCTGATGATGCTGAGCGTTTTAGCTCAACTGATAGCACTAAACTGGATTGGCTTGCTAAGCGTCTACCTGACATGCTCAGGGCGGGCCGTAAAGTCATTATATTTAGTCAATTTACTAGTATGTTAGGTTTAATTGAGCAGCAATTAAAAGATTTACAACTCGACTATGCATTGTTGACAGGGCAAACGCGTGATAGACAAGGCGCAGTGACTTCTTTTCAAGAAGGTGACAAAAATATCTTCTTAATTAGTTTAAAAGCCGGCGGGACTGGGCTTAATTTGACTGCTGCCGACACTGTGATCCATTTCGATCCGTGGTGGAACCCCGCTGTTGAGCAACAAGCAACAGATCGAGCCTATCGTATCGGTCAGAAGAAGCCTGTCTTTGTTTATAAACTTATTTGCCAAGACACAATTGAAGAACGTGTTTATGAAATGCAGCAAAATAAAGCCGCGCTTGCTGAGTCGTTTTTTGATGCCGCGAGTAATCAGTTTAGTGTCAGCTCGGCTGAAGACATTTTAGCTTTGTTGCAGTAA